The following proteins are co-located in the Cryptosporangium phraense genome:
- a CDS encoding uridine kinase, translating into MSHPVPVSPEALSELLSELIVGRNETRLRVAIDGADAADPGRLADSLVVPLRAAGFAVARVHANDFLRGASVRFEYGKTDPDSFYDLWLDANGLTREVLTPWGVGGRYLPALWDAVTDRAVRAAYEPVPARGVLLVDGPLLLGRGLPFDLAVHVRLSGGALRRRTSPDEAWTLPAFERYEDEVDPTALADVVIRADDARHPAVLVRGG; encoded by the coding sequence GTGAGCCACCCGGTCCCGGTGTCCCCGGAAGCGCTGTCCGAACTGCTCAGCGAGCTGATCGTGGGACGAAACGAGACCCGGCTCCGGGTCGCGATCGACGGCGCCGACGCGGCCGACCCGGGCCGTCTGGCCGACAGCCTGGTGGTGCCGCTGCGGGCGGCCGGCTTCGCCGTCGCCCGCGTCCACGCGAACGACTTCCTCCGGGGTGCGTCGGTGCGCTTCGAGTACGGCAAGACCGACCCGGACTCGTTCTACGACCTCTGGCTCGACGCCAACGGGCTCACCCGGGAGGTCCTGACCCCGTGGGGCGTGGGCGGCCGGTACCTGCCCGCGCTCTGGGACGCCGTCACCGACCGGGCGGTACGCGCGGCCTACGAACCGGTGCCGGCCCGCGGGGTGCTGCTCGTCGACGGGCCGCTGCTCCTCGGCCGCGGCCTGCCGTTCGATCTCGCGGTCCACGTCCGGCTGTCCGGCGGCGCGCTCCGCCGCCGGACCTCTCCGGACGAGGCCTGGACCCTGCCTGCCTTCGAACGCTACGAGGACGAAGTCGACCCGACCGCGCTCGCCGACGTCGTCATCCGTGCTGACGACGCCAGGCATCCAGCCGTACTGGTGCGGGGCGGCTGA
- the nudC gene encoding NAD(+) diphosphatase: protein MTSPEGTEGSEGVPIDHERTASWSTSADSESAAVDPVAPVWQRLALGRAMPERAAYHRLDGPWLEEAWERARIVLLDERGRVAAEGPTEAPRLVWFTAAEVVAPDAERLFLAEEDGIPYFAVLAELPEKPADGWRSVSLREVGAELVPFESSLLTEAIGLANWHRDYRFGPRTGTRLGWRNGGWEAEAVDGSEVVYPRTNPAIIVLVHDGVAGDEGRCLLTRGLTWPEGRYSCVAGFVEPGEAAEAAVFREVAEETGVRIREVRYLASQAWPLPASLMLGFYALAESDQPVTVEEVELADARWFTRGQLRGHGPGEAPIVPPPLSIAHELLTAWRDERIENPF from the coding sequence GTGACGAGTCCCGAGGGAACCGAGGGTTCCGAGGGCGTGCCGATCGACCACGAGCGCACCGCGTCGTGGTCAACGAGCGCAGACAGCGAGTCGGCGGCGGTTGATCCCGTGGCGCCGGTGTGGCAGCGGCTGGCGCTCGGCCGGGCCATGCCCGAGCGGGCCGCCTACCACCGCCTGGACGGCCCCTGGCTCGAGGAGGCCTGGGAGCGGGCCCGGATCGTGCTGCTCGACGAGCGCGGCCGGGTCGCTGCCGAGGGCCCTACCGAAGCGCCCCGGCTGGTCTGGTTCACGGCCGCCGAGGTGGTGGCCCCCGACGCCGAGCGGCTGTTCCTGGCCGAGGAGGACGGGATCCCGTACTTCGCCGTCCTGGCCGAGCTCCCCGAGAAGCCGGCCGACGGGTGGCGGTCGGTATCGCTGCGTGAGGTCGGCGCCGAGCTCGTCCCGTTCGAGTCGTCGCTGCTCACCGAGGCGATCGGGCTGGCCAACTGGCACCGCGACTACCGCTTCGGGCCGCGCACCGGCACCCGGCTGGGCTGGCGGAACGGCGGCTGGGAGGCCGAGGCGGTCGACGGCTCGGAGGTCGTCTACCCGCGCACCAACCCGGCGATCATCGTGCTCGTGCACGACGGCGTGGCCGGTGACGAGGGCCGCTGCCTGCTCACCCGGGGCCTGACCTGGCCGGAGGGCCGCTACTCCTGCGTCGCCGGGTTCGTCGAGCCGGGCGAAGCCGCCGAGGCGGCCGTGTTCCGCGAGGTCGCCGAGGAGACCGGCGTCCGGATCCGCGAGGTCCGCTACCTGGCCAGCCAGGCCTGGCCGCTGCCCGCGTCGCTGATGCTCGGCTTCTACGCGCTGGCCGAGTCCGACCAGCCGGTCACGGTCGAGGAGGTCGAGCTCGCCGACGCCCGCTGGTTCACCCGCGGGCAGCTGCGCGGACACGGGCCGGGGGAGGCGCCGATCGTCCCGCCGCCGCTCTCGATCGCTCACGAACTGCTCACGGCCTGGCGCGACGAGCGCATCGAAAATCCGTTCTGA
- a CDS encoding M16 family metallopeptidase: MSPSHAAVNRPVPDLEEPRALPEPEVAERTLSSGLKVVAVRRGTVPLVELRLRVPFAGADDDVSVAAVLANTLLSGTSAHTNVQLAAELQTIGGGLSVGVDPDRLVVSGNTLADGLGRLLEMLNEVLTTATYPEREVRTERDRLADRIQIAFSQPAQAVRRALLRRVYGSHPYAIETPEPDQVRAIESPSLQALHAERVLPAGSVLVLVGSIDPAATLDLVERTLGDWAPTGSAHRTPPAPALTTGPLLLVDRPGSVQSSLRVALPALPRANPEYAAFQLANLIFGGYFSSRLVENIREDKGYTYSPHSSVDHSAAGSMTLVGADVATEVTAPALLEIEYELGRIATLPPTAEELEQARQYAIGTLALSVSSQAGLAGMLIALAGTGLDLNWLAEHPIRLAKVTLEEVAAAASAYLAPSGGVTVVLGDAGVVAGPLGALGAVDRS; encoded by the coding sequence GTGAGCCCGTCGCACGCCGCTGTCAACCGGCCGGTCCCCGATCTCGAGGAGCCGCGGGCGCTGCCGGAGCCGGAGGTCGCCGAGCGGACGCTGTCCAGCGGCCTGAAGGTCGTCGCGGTCCGCCGGGGCACGGTTCCGCTGGTCGAACTGCGGCTGCGCGTGCCGTTCGCGGGCGCTGACGACGACGTCTCCGTCGCCGCCGTGCTCGCCAACACGCTGCTGTCGGGTACGTCGGCCCACACGAACGTGCAACTGGCCGCGGAGCTGCAGACGATCGGCGGTGGCCTGTCGGTCGGCGTCGACCCCGACCGCCTGGTGGTGTCCGGCAACACGCTCGCCGACGGGCTCGGGCGCCTGCTCGAGATGCTGAACGAGGTGCTGACGACCGCGACCTACCCGGAGCGGGAGGTCCGCACCGAGCGCGACCGGCTCGCCGACCGGATCCAGATCGCGTTCTCGCAGCCCGCCCAGGCGGTCCGCCGGGCGCTGCTGCGTCGCGTCTACGGCAGCCACCCGTACGCGATCGAGACGCCCGAGCCCGACCAGGTGCGGGCCATCGAGTCGCCGTCGCTGCAGGCCCTGCACGCCGAGCGCGTGCTGCCGGCCGGGAGCGTGCTGGTGCTCGTCGGCAGCATCGACCCGGCGGCGACGCTCGACCTCGTCGAGCGGACGCTGGGCGACTGGGCGCCGACCGGCTCCGCGCACCGCACGCCACCGGCCCCGGCGCTGACGACCGGGCCGCTGCTGCTCGTCGACCGTCCGGGCTCGGTGCAGTCGTCGCTGCGGGTGGCGCTGCCCGCGCTGCCCCGCGCGAACCCCGAGTACGCGGCGTTCCAGCTGGCCAACCTGATCTTCGGCGGCTATTTCTCGTCCCGGCTGGTCGAGAACATCCGCGAGGACAAGGGCTACACGTACTCGCCGCACTCGAGCGTCGACCACTCGGCGGCCGGCTCGATGACGCTGGTCGGGGCCGACGTCGCCACCGAGGTGACCGCGCCCGCGCTGCTCGAGATCGAGTACGAGCTGGGCCGCATCGCCACGCTGCCGCCGACCGCCGAGGAGCTCGAGCAGGCCCGCCAGTACGCGATCGGGACGCTCGCGCTGTCCGTGTCGTCGCAGGCCGGGCTGGCCGGGATGCTGATCGCGCTGGCCGGCACCGGGCTCGACCTGAACTGGCTGGCCGAGCATCCGATCCGGCTGGCCAAGGTGACGCTGGAGGAGGTCGCCGCGGCGGCGTCCGCGTATCTGGCTCCGTCCGGCGGGGTGACGGTCGTGCTGGGCGACGCCGGCGTGGTGGCCGGCCCACTCGGCGCTCTGGGTGCGGTCGACCGGTCGTGA
- a CDS encoding M16 family metallopeptidase, translating to MSAPTSAGAPVTIPATGFPVERFTLPNGLRVVLTPDRSAPVIAVGVVYDVGIRSEPQGRTGFAHLFEHLMFQGSENLEKLAHFRYVQASGGVFNGSTHLDYTDYYETLPSNALERALFLEADRMRRPELTEENLANQIAVVKEEIRVNVKNRPYGGFPWLLLPPVMFDTFANAHDGYGSFEDLESATVEDAESFFSTYYAPGNAVLAVGGDLDVARATELIEVHFGDVEARPVPVRPSFAEPDLTSERRAEHHDAMAPLPAVAMAWRVPDPVNDLNAYLAYVVLAEVLTDGDASRLVERLVLKDAIATSVSGYLGFMGDPFDVRDPTAFLLQAHFPPAVKSETVITAVDEELDRLANSGLQPGELSRVQARLAAHLLREVDAVLGRTLTTAVLEQQRGRAELINDLPHLLAEVTAEQVVAAAQTLRPARRALLELVPGGAQ from the coding sequence GTGTCCGCACCTACCTCTGCCGGCGCGCCGGTCACGATTCCCGCCACCGGCTTCCCGGTCGAGCGGTTCACGTTGCCCAACGGCCTCCGGGTCGTCCTCACGCCGGACCGCTCCGCCCCGGTCATCGCGGTCGGCGTCGTCTACGACGTCGGCATCCGCTCGGAGCCCCAGGGCCGTACCGGGTTCGCGCACCTGTTCGAGCACCTGATGTTCCAGGGCTCGGAGAACCTGGAGAAACTCGCGCACTTCCGGTACGTGCAGGCGTCCGGTGGCGTGTTCAACGGGAGCACGCACCTCGATTACACCGACTACTACGAGACGCTGCCCAGCAACGCGCTGGAGCGGGCGCTCTTCCTCGAGGCCGACCGGATGCGCCGGCCCGAGCTCACCGAGGAGAACCTCGCCAACCAGATCGCGGTGGTGAAGGAAGAGATCAGGGTCAACGTCAAGAACCGGCCCTACGGCGGGTTCCCCTGGCTGCTCCTGCCGCCGGTCATGTTCGACACGTTCGCCAACGCCCACGACGGCTACGGCTCGTTCGAGGACCTGGAGTCCGCGACCGTCGAGGACGCTGAAAGCTTCTTTTCGACGTATTACGCGCCGGGAAATGCCGTGCTGGCGGTCGGCGGCGATCTGGACGTGGCCCGGGCCACCGAGCTGATCGAAGTGCACTTCGGAGACGTCGAGGCCCGGCCGGTGCCGGTGCGGCCGTCGTTCGCCGAGCCCGATCTGACGTCCGAGCGTCGGGCCGAACACCACGACGCGATGGCCCCGCTGCCCGCGGTCGCGATGGCCTGGCGGGTGCCCGACCCGGTCAACGACCTGAACGCGTACCTGGCGTACGTCGTGCTGGCCGAAGTACTCACCGACGGTGATGCGTCCCGGCTGGTGGAGCGGCTGGTCCTGAAAGACGCGATCGCGACCTCCGTCTCCGGGTACCTCGGCTTCATGGGTGACCCGTTCGACGTCCGCGACCCCACCGCGTTCCTGCTCCAGGCGCACTTCCCGCCCGCGGTGAAGTCCGAGACCGTCATCACCGCGGTCGACGAGGAACTCGACCGGCTGGCCAACTCCGGCCTTCAGCCGGGTGAGCTCTCCCGGGTGCAGGCCCGTCTGGCCGCTCACCTCCTGCGTGAGGTGGACGCCGTCCTCGGCCGCACTCTCACCACGGCCGTGCTCGAGCAGCAGCGCGGCCGGGCGGAGCTGATCAACGACCTGCCGCACCTACTGGCCGAGGTCACCGCCGAGCAGGTCGTGGCCGCGGCCCAGACGCTGCGCCCGGCCCGCCGTGCCCTGCTCGAGCTCGTTCCCGGAGGCGCCCAGTGA
- a CDS encoding AMP-dependent synthetase/ligase, whose protein sequence is MTVTVDTGHRSIGQLFVAQVAKNPTGRAFSGPAPITTTTADGAIGTTSLTWQETADQVFALAAGLVELGVNPGDRVGIASGTRVEWILADLAVMCAGGATTTIYPTTEAGDAAFILADSGSVVLFAEDAAQLAKFQERIDDLPDLRAIVTFEPVEDESDGVLSLADLLDRGSERLIAEPTLVEERIAGIGPEDLATLIYTSGTTGRPKGVRLVHANWIWESEAQASLGIIEQHDLQYLWLPMAHSFGKVLLCAQLTLGFESYVDGRVDKIVESLPHVKPTVMAGVPRIYEKVYNRVRGMAQDKGGATWKIFNWALGVGKQVVALREQGKQPSGFLALKYAIATKLVFSKLQERFGGRMRGMISGAAPLSREVNEFFHAAGIPIYEGYGLTETAAGAFVNLPERFRLGTVGLPLGDLDVKIAEDGEILLRGGNVMRGYHHLPEETEEVLDDDGWFHTGDIGELEDGFLRITDRKKDLVKTSGGKYVAPSYIEGLFKTIVPQVSQVLVHTRNYCTMLITLDEDEMRTWAQGAGLESLSGAELAGHPQVRAHVQAGVDQLNGQINRWESIKGFVILPQDLSVDNGEITPSLKVRRKFVEEKYSSDLDSLY, encoded by the coding sequence ATGACCGTCACCGTTGACACCGGACATCGTTCGATCGGCCAACTTTTCGTCGCACAAGTGGCGAAGAACCCGACCGGGCGGGCGTTCTCGGGGCCGGCGCCGATCACCACCACGACCGCCGACGGGGCCATCGGAACCACGAGCCTCACCTGGCAGGAGACCGCCGACCAGGTGTTCGCGCTCGCCGCCGGCCTGGTCGAGCTGGGGGTCAACCCGGGCGACCGGGTCGGCATCGCCTCCGGCACCCGGGTCGAGTGGATCCTCGCCGACCTGGCGGTGATGTGCGCGGGCGGCGCGACGACGACGATCTACCCCACCACCGAGGCCGGCGACGCGGCGTTCATCCTGGCCGACTCGGGCAGCGTCGTCCTGTTCGCCGAGGACGCGGCCCAGCTGGCGAAGTTCCAGGAGCGCATCGACGATCTGCCGGACCTCCGGGCGATCGTCACGTTCGAGCCGGTGGAAGACGAGTCGGACGGCGTGCTCAGCCTGGCCGACCTGCTCGACCGGGGCAGCGAGCGGCTGATCGCCGAGCCCACGCTGGTCGAGGAGCGCATCGCCGGCATCGGCCCGGAGGACCTGGCCACGCTGATCTACACGTCCGGCACCACCGGCCGGCCCAAGGGCGTCCGCCTGGTGCACGCGAACTGGATCTGGGAGTCCGAGGCCCAGGCCAGCCTCGGCATCATCGAGCAGCACGACCTGCAGTACCTGTGGCTGCCGATGGCCCACTCGTTCGGCAAGGTGCTGCTCTGTGCACAGCTCACGCTCGGCTTCGAGAGCTACGTCGACGGCCGGGTCGACAAGATCGTCGAGAGCCTGCCGCACGTCAAGCCCACGGTCATGGCCGGCGTGCCCCGCATCTACGAGAAGGTCTACAACCGCGTCCGCGGCATGGCCCAAGACAAGGGCGGCGCGACCTGGAAGATCTTCAACTGGGCGCTCGGCGTCGGCAAGCAGGTCGTAGCGCTGCGCGAGCAGGGCAAGCAGCCGTCGGGATTCCTGGCGCTGAAGTACGCGATCGCCACCAAGCTGGTCTTCAGCAAGCTGCAGGAGCGCTTCGGCGGCAGGATGCGCGGGATGATCTCGGGCGCGGCGCCGCTCTCCCGCGAGGTCAACGAGTTCTTCCACGCGGCCGGCATCCCGATCTACGAGGGCTACGGACTCACCGAGACCGCGGCCGGCGCGTTCGTCAATCTGCCGGAGCGCTTCCGCCTCGGCACCGTCGGCCTGCCCCTGGGCGACCTCGACGTCAAGATCGCCGAGGACGGCGAGATCCTCCTCCGCGGCGGCAACGTCATGCGCGGCTACCACCACCTCCCGGAGGAGACCGAGGAGGTCCTCGACGACGACGGCTGGTTCCACACCGGCGACATCGGCGAGCTCGAGGACGGCTTCCTGCGCATCACCGACCGCAAGAAGGACCTGGTCAAGACGTCGGGCGGGAAGTATGTGGCCCCGTCGTACATCGAGGGCCTGTTCAAGACGATCGTCCCGCAGGTGAGCCAGGTACTCGTCCACACCCGGAACTACTGCACGATGCTCATCACGCTGGACGAGGACGAGATGCGCACCTGGGCCCAGGGCGCAGGCCTGGAGTCGCTCAGCGGCGCTGAGCTCGCCGGTCACCCGCAGGTGCGGGCTCACGTTCAGGCCGGGGTCGATCAGCTCAACGGACAGATCAACCGGTGGGAGTCGATCAAGGGGTTCGTGATCCTGCCGCAGGACCTGTCGGTCGACAACGGTGAGATCACCCCGTCGTTGAAGGTCCGCCGCAAGTTCGTCGAGGAGAAGTACTCGTCGGATTTGGACTCTCTGTATTAG
- a CDS encoding alpha/beta fold hydrolase yields MTRYTSDGLTFDVRTGGPPDGEPIVLLHGFPQNAGEWDAVTARLNEAGYRTFAPDQRGYSPDARPKAVEQYRTDHLVNDVIALLDAFDLESAHVVGHDWGAVVAWHLAGRHPHRVRTLTALSVPHPRAFRAALKTDAEQRRKSTYMLFFQRPWIAERVLLAFGARSLRGVFRGAGLSRDEVDAYVRPLRKRGALTAALNWYRAMSGRDAAEAAPIRVPTTYIWSDRDQALGRAGAENCGTYVESDYEFVELGGLSHWLPDQAPDRIADLILTRAAS; encoded by the coding sequence ATGACCCGGTACACGTCCGACGGGCTGACGTTCGACGTCCGGACCGGCGGCCCGCCCGACGGCGAGCCGATCGTCCTGCTCCACGGTTTCCCCCAGAACGCCGGCGAGTGGGACGCGGTGACCGCGCGCCTGAACGAGGCCGGCTACCGCACGTTCGCGCCCGACCAGCGCGGCTACTCGCCCGACGCCCGCCCGAAGGCCGTCGAGCAGTACCGCACCGACCACCTGGTGAACGACGTGATCGCGCTGCTCGACGCGTTCGATCTGGAGTCCGCGCACGTCGTCGGCCACGACTGGGGTGCGGTCGTCGCCTGGCACCTGGCCGGGCGTCACCCGCACCGCGTCCGGACGCTGACCGCGCTCTCGGTGCCGCACCCGCGGGCCTTCCGGGCCGCGCTGAAGACCGACGCCGAGCAGCGTCGCAAGTCGACGTACATGCTGTTCTTCCAGCGGCCGTGGATCGCCGAGCGGGTTCTGCTGGCGTTCGGTGCCCGGTCGCTGCGGGGCGTGTTCCGGGGTGCCGGCCTGTCCCGCGACGAGGTCGACGCGTACGTCCGGCCGCTGCGGAAGCGTGGTGCGCTGACCGCGGCGCTCAACTGGTACCGGGCGATGTCCGGCCGGGACGCCGCCGAGGCCGCGCCGATCCGGGTTCCGACGACGTACATCTGGAGCGACCGGGATCAGGCCCTCGGCCGGGCCGGGGCCGAGAACTGCGGCACGTATGTCGAGAGTGATTACGAGTTCGTGGAGCTTGGGGGGCTGTCTCATTGGCTTCCCGACCAGGCCCCCGACCGAATAGCCGACCTGATCCTCACCCGCGCCGCGTCGTAG
- a CDS encoding VOC family protein — protein sequence MPNAEFRDLVVDAPENGAEELSRFWARVLSTAFTKVPSGWLVEARSDQPHATQIWVNPVSEPRVGKTRVHLDLRLPEPDPSPLVVLGARIVTEPDVDPWWVLTDPDGNVFCGFPPRETPPARIAPFELIVDCRDAAAQASWWAAQVGGTVHEAKEKGYAWIEGASGFPWDDWVFDPVPEGKTVKNRLHWDVTLAGTDPEPLIAAGATLLRSPDDDIYWWILQDPEGNEFCAFPRESA from the coding sequence ATGCCGAACGCTGAGTTTCGCGATCTAGTTGTGGACGCGCCCGAGAACGGCGCCGAGGAGCTCAGCCGGTTCTGGGCGCGGGTTCTGAGCACGGCGTTCACGAAGGTGCCCAGCGGCTGGCTCGTGGAGGCGCGATCCGACCAGCCGCACGCCACGCAGATCTGGGTCAACCCGGTGTCCGAGCCTCGCGTCGGCAAGACCCGCGTGCATCTCGACCTGCGGCTCCCGGAACCCGACCCGTCTCCGCTGGTCGTGCTCGGCGCGCGGATCGTCACCGAGCCGGACGTCGACCCCTGGTGGGTCCTCACCGACCCCGACGGCAACGTCTTCTGCGGGTTCCCCCCGCGGGAGACGCCCCCGGCGCGGATCGCGCCGTTCGAGCTGATCGTCGACTGCCGCGACGCGGCCGCGCAGGCGTCCTGGTGGGCCGCTCAGGTCGGAGGCACGGTCCACGAGGCGAAGGAGAAGGGTTACGCCTGGATCGAGGGCGCGTCCGGCTTTCCCTGGGACGACTGGGTCTTCGACCCCGTCCCGGAGGGCAAGACGGTCAAGAACCGCCTGCACTGGGACGTCACGCTGGCCGGCACCGACCCGGAACCGCTGATCGCCGCCGGGGCGACGCTCCTGCGCAGCCCGGACGACGACATCTACTGGTGGATCCTCCAGGACCCGGAGGGCAACGAGTTCTGCGCGTTCCCGCGAGAATCGGCATGA